Proteins encoded by one window of Salvia splendens isolate huo1 chromosome 5, SspV2, whole genome shotgun sequence:
- the LOC121802095 gene encoding cilia- and flagella-associated protein 20, which translates to MFKNTFQSGFLSILYSLGSKPLQIWDKEVVNGQIKRLQDDDIQSNVLELVGSNVQSTYITCPADPTATLGIKLPFLVMIVKNMKKYFTFEIHVLDDKNVRRRFRASNFQAVTRVKPFICTMPLKLDEGWNQIQLNLTDLTRRAYGTNYVETLRVQVHANCRLRRIYFSDRLYSEEELPPEFKLYLPMQQKA; encoded by the exons ATGTTTAAGAACACATTCCAGTCCGGTTTTCTTTCGATCCTTTACAGCCTGGG GAGTAAGCCTTTGCAGATATGGGATAAAGAAG TTGTCAATGGCCAGATCAAGCGACTGCAAGATGATGACATACAATCTAATGTCCTTGAATTAGTTGGGTCGAATGTCCAATCCACCTACATTACCTGCCCTGCTGATCCAACTGCAACGCTTGGTATCAAGCTTCCGTTCTTGGTTATGATTGTTAAAAATATGAAGAAGTACTTCACGTTTGAGATTCATGTGCTCGACGATAAAAATGTCCGCCGAAGATTCCGAGCTTCTAATTTTCAA GCTGTAACAAGAGTTAAACCCTTTATTTGCACCATGCCCTTGAAGTTGGATGAGGGCTGGAACCAAATCCAGCTGAACCTCACTGACCTTACTCGACGTGCATATGGAACTAACTATGTTGAGACTCTGAGAGTTCAGGTTCATGCCAATTGCCGCCTGAGAAGGATATATTTCTCTGATCGCCTCTACTCAGAGGAGGAACTCCCACCAGAATTCAAACTATATCTCCCAATGCAGCAG AAAGCCTGA
- the LOC121801931 gene encoding THO complex subunit 1-like, whose translation MDLFRKAILHPGQPQDFALQTVQQVIKPQKQVKLVQDENMLLENILRTLLQELVSDAVQSGEAIMLFGQSIADEDARPGQIPRLLDIVLYLCEKEHIEGGMIFQLLEDLTEMSTMRNCEDIFGYIESKQDILGKPELFARGKLVMLRTCNQLLRRLSKANDVVFCGRIIMFLAHFFPLSERSAVNIKGVFNTSNETKYEKEAPESSSIDFNFYKTFWSLQESFSNPASLASTVTKWQKFTSSLMVVLNTFEAQPLRDEDGSAINLEDEASNFSIKYLTSSNLMGLELKDPSFRRHILVQCLILFDYLKAPGKTDKDLPTDTTKEEIKNCEERVKKLLEMTPPRGKEFLHSIEHILERERNWVWWKRDGCSAFEKPPVEKKPAQDGGRKRRPRWRLGNKELSQLWKWADQNPNALTDPQRVRTPAIMDYWKPLAEDMDESAGIEEEYHHKNSRVYCWKGLRFSARQDLEGFSRFTEHGIEGVVPLELLPLEVRSKYQAKPGDRTKRAKKEETKGSTQQVEDTQIATPASETEMDGGRNDGEGATGDGSSVSGEGDENQKLNSDTDGGLEAGQIEGDTDLDVVA comes from the exons ATG GATTTATTCAGGAAGGCAATTCTGCATCCAGGGCAGCCTCAAGATTTCGCTCTCCAGACTGTGCAGCAAGTTATAAAACCCCAG AAGCAAGTGAAACTCGTTCAAGATGAAAATATGCTGTTGGAGAATATTCTGCGGACTTTGCTTCAAGAACTTGTG TCAGATGCAGTTCAGTCAGGTGAGGCAATTATGCTATTTGGTCAATCCATAGCTGATGAGGATGCACGTCCTGGTCAAATTCCTCGTCTTCTTG ACATTGTATTATACCTCTGTGAGAAAGAACATATTGAAGGTGGCATGATTTTCCAGCTTTTGGAAGATTTGACAGAGATGTCTACAATGAGGAACTGCGAAGACATTTTTGGGTACATTGAAAGTAAACAAGACATTCTTGGCAAG CCAGAGCTCTTTGCCAGAGGGAAGCTTGTTATGCTGAGAACATGCAATCAGCTACTTCGTCGTCTATCAAAG GCAAATGATGTTGTGTTCTGTGGACGAATTATTATGTTTCTTGCTCATTTTTTCCCATTATCAGAACGTTCAG CTGTCAATATCAAAGGAGTTTTTAATACGTCAAATGAGACCAAATATGAAAAAGAAGCCCCAGAAA GTAGTTCTATTGATTTCAACTTTTACAAAACCTTTTGGAGTTTACAG GAATCCTTTTCCAATCCTGCTTCTCTTGCTTCCACCGTTACAAAGTGGCAAAAATTTACTTCTAGTTTGATG GTTGTGTTGAATACATTTGAGGCTCAACCTCTGAGGGATGAAGATGGCAGTGCTATTAACCTTGAGGATGAAGCGTCAAACTTCAGTATAAAATATCTCACCAGCAGTAATCTAATGGGTCTGGAG TTAAAAGATCCAAGTTTTCGAAGACATATTCTGGTTCAGTGccttattttgtttgattactTAAAG GCCCCTGGAAAAACCGATAAAGATTTGCCAACAGATACAACA AAAGAGGAGATAAAAAATTGTGAAGAACGGGTGAAGAAGCTTCTAGAAATGACCCCCCCTAGAGGGAAAGAATTCCTTCATAGCATTGAGCATATTTTGGAGCGTGAGAGGAATTGG GTTTGGTGGAAGCGCGATGGTTGCTCTGCATTTGAAAAACCACCTGTGGAGAAAAAGCCAGCTCAAGATGGTGGTCGGAAGCG TCGTCCTCGGTGGAGATTGGGAAATAAAGAACTGTCGCAGTTGTGGAAATGGGCTGATCAGAACCCG AATGCTCTTACAGATCCTCAGCGTGTCCGCACTCCTGCCATCATGGATTACTGGAAACCGTTGGCTGAAGAT ATGGACGAATCTGCTGGAATAGAAGAAGAATATCATCACAAAAATAGCCGA GTATATTGCTGGAAAGGTTTAAGGTTTTCTGCCCGGCAAGATTTGGAAGGGTTTTCAAGA TTCACTGAACATGGCATTGAAGGGGTTGTTCCCTTGGAACTTTTGCCACTCGAAGTGCGATCAAAATATCAAGCTAAACCAGGTGATCGAACCAAACGTGCCAAGAAGGAAGAGACAAAAGGTTCCACGCAACAAGTCGAAGACACTCAG ATTGCGACTCCTGCTAGTGAGACCGAGATGGATGGGGGCAGAAACGATGGCGAGGGAGCTACAGGTGATGGAAGCAGCGTAAGTGGTGAGGGTGATGAAAATCAGAAACTCAACTCTGATACTGACGGTGGTTTGGAAGCAGGCCAAATTGAAGGAGATACAGACTTGGATGTTGTAGCCTAG